GTTgttggaagaagaagatggcgAGCTTCATGCGACGAGGATTGAGATTAACAAATCTAGGTCATCGATCGTCGACGAGGTTGTTCTCGTCTTCTTCGTCGGACGCGTTGGTAGAAATCAAGCCCGGCGAGGTCGGGATTATCTCTGGCATTCCCGAAGAACACCTTCGCAGAAGGGTACGGTAAAACCTTTATCCTGAATTTAAAGTATTACTAACAGTTTTTGTTTGGATCACTGTTGCTTAAGTGAATTACTTCTTAGGAAAggatattaaaaaagaaaagaaaaaaagaatgctGGTTAGGAAGATCTCTCATTGATCAACATGCTTATGCCATTACCTTTCCTCGAGGACTTTGAGTGTTTCCTTTGTGTTTCTATTGATGGGTTAGACTGAATAGTATTTGGCTTGTTTTGTGtacttcaaactttttttttttttttttataggcttTGTATACTTCAAACTTACAGAGATGCTTAGAGAAAAAGACATGCATCATTTAattcattatttgttttttgatcgGCGAATTTCgtttgttagaatagttagattaagaCATTGgaggaggagttgaactcctttctccttgcaCTTAAGTGCACTCTGATGCCGTTGGACCAAAGGCCTCTTTGGCATCATTTAATTCATTATTGATGTTTGTTTATATATGCATCCAGATGAAGTATTGATGAATTGCGGCTAATCACCTACAAAGGACTGTATTTGTGTACGTGCCTGCACACACTTTTGAATTCCCATTCATAAATTAGTGCAATTAattctttcttaaaaaaagtaCAAACATACACCAACCTGGGATGACAGAAGACACCATTGAAAGGAATCTCTGGCATGTATAACTTGTGAATGACCATGGGCTTGTTTGATTGGAAAATTGTTCCATTTCTCTTTGAAGTAATGGCTACAAAATTTTGTGGATTTGCAATTGAGTTATTTCCTTGTTTTTGCATATGCATTGGCCGAGTGAGATATGCAAATTTGCAATAGCTTGAGATTGACATTTGAAACTTGTTTTAAAGAGAATAAGCGAAGTTCTTGCCAAGAATATAAATTTTGTAAGACTTTTTATGAGGTACTTAATTGTTACGCTACAAGACAATTGAGAAGGACAAACGTCTGGTGAACTATCTGTTAATGCATGCTCACAACGTTGGGTAGCTAAGCTGAGCGGATGGGAGATTTTTAGGTTcctctttatttattaaatgtaaTTACTATTATTTAGGTCTGTCTATAATTCTCCCCACCCATACCCCCAGTGATTGGCGACTAGATGGATTctgttattattgttgttgaCCAGCACCCTTGCTGTTTGAAGGGGAAACTTTTTGAGTCTTCCAATTCTCATATTTGGGTCAGCCAAATGAAGATGTTGCAATGGTTTCCCCCCAAAATGCATCCTTAGCCCTTAAAATTACATCCCAACTATTCATACAAGGGCGTTGAATGCAATTCTTGTTCATACCTATACATACACTTTGTGTGGTAATAACTCGTCTTCTGCGCCAAACCCATCTCAACAATTCGCCTCTAGTTTCTAACTTACCCTCTGGCCTTTACTACAAGCGAAAACACAAGATATGGAATAGCTTAAAAGATACGATTTCCAATCATTGAACCTCGTATAGTCTTTCTAAATATACTCCAATAGAATTTACTCcgacttttttttggaaagcaaACAGCTCGATAAGCCTACCTGTGAGTTTTTTGGAAAGTAAGAATTGACTGATATCACTCTATATGCACGGATGTTATTTTTGAAGGGTGGACAGGTGAATTAAGTTGGAATACTGCATTGGGGTTGTATGATTACTGTTATTACTGGTGTTGGAAAATTGTTATTGTTGCCTTATTATAATACTGCTGGTTGGTTTGTCTTCTTAAGCTTACTGCTAGAAAAAGTGTTAAACTGTATGATGCTGTTTGGTTAGGCAGCTAGTTTTATGCCAGGGATCTGCCTCATCATTGTGCTTGGTTGTTGAAGCATTGTTGAGATTTATTTTAACTCTCTGGTGCTTTCCAATGTTAATGGAACCAATTTTAGGCTAGGGTTGTGCCTCATCTCTGCTCTTTGTTGTTGATTTAACGCTCTGGTGCTTTCCAATGCTAATGGAACCAATTTAGGCTAGGGTTGTGCCTCATCTCTGCTCTTTGTTGTTGAAGCACTAATACATGTtcgtgcctgaaggcatggCTCGAACTCTCAATTAAATTAAAGTTCGACCATATATGAGTTTTACTTCcataacaaataaaatcaaTATGGATTGTATTGACTGCCATATATATAGTATCAATAAAAGTTCTACTTCCATAACAAATAAAAATCAGTGCAAAATCATTCCTTTGAGATAAGTAAGTATTTGGGAAATTAATCCTAGCCGTTGGTAACAAAACATAgatggtctagatttatagAAACTCTAAACACTGGCTAACCGTAGGATTTAGAAATGAAGGGTCCAGATTTATAACTATAAATGTTTATAAGATTCAAATAATGAGCTCCATTATTATATAGATAGATTGTTGAGAACTTGAGATTGTCGTGTTGGTTAAGTGCAGATTACTAGTGGGCATTACCTAATTCTGCCTTTCTGGAATTGTTGTCACTGTTGGTAAAGGTAGAGTATATATAAGTTTATAACAGttgattgaaaatatgtttgGGGTTGTGCACCTAGAGGTGTGTATAGGCACCAAACTTAACATGGAATTCGACCATCTTTGGTTTCTTCCTTGAGAGTATTTTCTTTAACTAATTTCCATCTTTGGTCAGGTTGTGATATACTCACCCGCTCGTACTGCAACACAGCAAGGCTCTGGAAAAGTCGGGAGGTGGAAAATCGACTTTTTGTCTACACAGAAGTATGCTCAGTTTCATGCCTTTCATCTTATCACATGTTGAAAATGCATCTAATTGATTTATTGTGTCTTGTGTCTTAATTGTACCTTCAAAtttaacccccccccccccaaaaaaaaaaaatgcaacttcaAATGCTAATCTTAAAAGTTGTATTTTGGTCGCCGGTATCAAATTGTTCTACTCATCAGTTTCAATGGACTTGTTTCGTAAATTGTTTGTCAATAAACGACAGTCAGGTTGAGCGGTCCTCTCTGTTATCATTTGGAATAGCTCGGTGATACATCATCATACGCGTATAGTAATCCTATGGGGAAAGTTGTTCAAGTTTGTGAAagcactaacaaaaaaattgacagcTATATTTGCCAAATCCTTTAATCTTCAGAGTAGGTTTTTGCATATGGAAAAGGGTGCGCTATGGAAATTTTCACCTAGAGAGAGgcaagaaaatggtgggggaGGGAGATAAGAATATGCCAAGAACTTCCGTCATATTTCCGGATATGTGGAGATGGGGATGATACTAGttcaaaaagacaaaaggaGAAGCCCCCAAAATGAAATCGTCATTTTAAGTCATCTCGAGAGAGTGTTCCAATGCTTGTGTTTTGACTGGCATTTCATAGTAGTAATACTTTATCCACTTTTCATCCAGGATCGATCGTTGACGTTAATTAAGTGACTTGTTCAATTCTGTCTCTGCCTTGAAGGTCTAAGCAAAAGTCTAAAACAgtggttgatttgatttgattatgtTGGTATGGGATTATTATACTGTTTATACATAATCCATTTGCTTCAGCTTCTCTGCATATTTGGAAGTTAATTTAGAAAAGTGTCCTTGTACCTCGTAAGGATCAACTCTCCGTATATATATCTTGAGCAACATTGACGCAGAGATGTCCACTTAAACTGCTATGTTAATCAATACCGCTTAAAAATCGTAAAGATGTAGTCATATTGTTTCAGATGGGAAAATCCGTTGATGGGTTGGACATCTACCGGAGATCCATATGCGAATGTTGGCGATGCAGGACTCAGTTTCGACAGTGAAGAAGCTGCAAAGGCATTTGCCGAAAAGTATGGGTGGGAGTATGTGGTATGTTCTTGCATGCGCGCAGTAGTACACAACAATCTAATTCTTTTCTGATCATCATCTATGCGGAATGTTTATATGATGTATGAATTGGAGATCGGATGCGAGTAAATCCCTGGATTTATGCCCGCCGCATGAGTATAAAATTTGATCTCTGTCAGTTTGGGAAGATATGTTCGCATTGATCTATTGTTGATACAAATATTACGTGTTCTTGTGCAGGTCAAGAAGCGCCATACACCAATATTGAAGGTAACCAAAACTTTTCCACCTTATTTCGAAACTAGATTTGGTTATTCTCTTATCAACCATGAATACTTAAGAAATCCTTAAACATTTAAGAAATCCATGTTGTCAACCACCCCACTGAAAATTAGTCCGATTATTAGCTTTCGAACTGAAAATAATAATCACGGAACTCCGAAATATACGTCATATATGTCGAGACTCGAGGTGCATGCAAACTTGATTGTAGAAAAACATACTACTActaaaattttagttttgtaTGTATTTCAATACGGTACCGTATATTCTTATGTTGCAAGTTGCAACACTAGTATTTCCTTTTTTCATTAGTCTGGATCCCTGGTTGTGCTTGCATGTCATCGGATTTGTTGCTGCTAGACAATCCttttaaacttaatttttatattttctgaATTGTATTAATTGTATTAATTTTgagtgaatttttatttttcttccgaGTCTAACTCGCAAGGAAAATCTAGAAACCTATAACAAAATCTTTCGAAAGATtatttaaagacaaaaaagtcaACTCTCTTGAACAAAagttttaaccaaaaaaaaaaaaaaaaaagagaatcgTCCACATTTTAGAAAGTTAATTTAGTCAAACCTAGCTACCTCCTTGTTAATTTAGTCAAACCCAGCTGCACTAAGAGAGTTCGTGAGCAAATATAACGGCAAGGCTACTCTACCGCTCAACATTCACCGTATCATTGAACAACATCTCACCGTCCTGTCTTGACAatcaagagtttttttaaaatttcaagagttttttaaaatttaaaccgtCTGAAACACTTCTAGCCGGTGAGATCGAGAACGGTGGAAAAAGCGATGGATGTTGAGTGGTGTGTGTGGATTTTCTGCAAATACAATGAGGGAAAGGGAAATATAAAGCAATAGATATTATACTTTAGAAAGTTTTAATGTAGTAATtagtgtatatgtatatatatatatatatatatatatatatatatatatatatatatatatatatatgtcaatTCTTTCAGCACCTTCCTCTTTTCGTCTTGCGTGCAGGTTAAATCGTACGCAGATAACTTCAAGTGGAAGGGCCCGCCAAAACCCTGAATAAAATTTCTGCCAAAGTGGTTTTCAGTACCTAATTAAATCTGTAAGAAACATACCTTCCTCTACGCCAATTGTCTATCTGCATGTAGATCAAGAACCTTAAAACAACTCTTTCTTCATGTAACTATCCTAGCAAAAATAACACCTCCTACCCTATATAGATCGATATCATAAATCCCAGAGGGTGTCTGTGAGAAACGAGAGAGGAAGACACAATTTTAG
The sequence above is drawn from the Rhododendron vialii isolate Sample 1 chromosome 6a, ASM3025357v1 genome and encodes:
- the LOC131330292 gene encoding NADH dehydrogenase [ubiquinone] iron-sulfur protein 4, mitochondrial-like gives rise to the protein MASFMRRGLRLTNLGHRSSTRLFSSSSSDALVEIKPGEVGIISGIPEEHLRRRVVIYSPARTATQQGSGKVGRWKIDFLSTQKWENPLMGWTSTGDPYANVGDAGLSFDSEEAAKAFAEKYGWEYVVKKRHTPILKVKSYADNFKWKGPPKP